A section of the Streptomyces sp. Je 1-369 genome encodes:
- a CDS encoding (2,3-dihydroxybenzoyl)adenylate synthase: MDPIAPDAPVWPQEFAERYRAAGWWRGETFGEMLRERAAEHPDRVAIVDPGANGTPSRRWTYGELDRRADRLAAGLVARGIGKGDKVVVQLPNIAEFFETIFALFRIGALPVFALPAHRETEIRYFCEFTEAAAYVIPHQVGGFDYRGLAAKLVDEITTLRHVFVAEGDAGPFEALSDVATDAAPEQLPAAPAPSDLAFLQLSGGSTGVPKLIPRTHDDYIYSLRGSNELCAIDEDSVFLVALPAAHNFPLSSPGSLGALYAGARVVLCPQPGPEAAFPLIESEGVTITGLVPPLALLWTEAAPATAYDLSSLDVLLVGGAKFSEEAARRVKPALGCTLQQVFGMAEGLVNYTRLDDDPETIVTTQGRPISPDDEIRVVDDEDNDLPDGETGHLLTRGPYTIRGYWRAPDHNARSFTADGFYRTGDVVRLTPTGHLVVEGRAKDQINRGGEKIAAEEVENHILAHPSVHDANVVAEPDAYLGERTCAYVILRADAEPMRPAAIRKFVRERGLASYKVPDRVQFVEVFPQTGVGKISKKALRASASTSASASS; this comes from the coding sequence TTGGACCCGATCGCCCCGGACGCGCCCGTGTGGCCGCAGGAGTTCGCGGAGCGCTACCGCGCCGCGGGCTGGTGGCGCGGCGAGACGTTCGGCGAAATGCTGCGCGAGAGAGCCGCCGAGCACCCGGACCGCGTGGCGATCGTGGACCCGGGCGCCAACGGCACCCCGTCGCGCCGCTGGACGTACGGGGAACTGGACCGCAGGGCCGACCGTCTCGCCGCGGGCCTGGTGGCGCGCGGGATCGGCAAGGGCGACAAGGTGGTCGTCCAGCTGCCGAACATCGCCGAGTTCTTCGAGACGATCTTCGCGCTGTTCCGTATCGGCGCGCTGCCGGTCTTCGCGCTGCCCGCACACCGCGAGACGGAGATCCGCTACTTCTGCGAGTTCACCGAGGCCGCCGCGTACGTCATCCCGCACCAGGTCGGCGGCTTCGACTACCGCGGCCTCGCGGCGAAGCTGGTCGACGAGATCACGACGCTGCGGCACGTGTTCGTGGCGGAGGGCGACGCGGGCCCGTTCGAGGCACTGTCGGACGTGGCCACGGACGCGGCGCCCGAGCAGCTTCCGGCTGCTCCCGCCCCCTCCGACCTGGCGTTCCTCCAGCTCTCCGGCGGCAGTACGGGCGTACCGAAGCTGATCCCGCGCACCCACGACGACTACATCTACTCCCTGCGCGGCTCGAACGAGCTGTGCGCGATCGACGAGGACAGCGTCTTCCTGGTCGCCCTCCCCGCGGCCCACAACTTCCCGCTCTCCTCCCCGGGTTCGCTCGGCGCGCTGTACGCGGGCGCCCGCGTCGTGCTCTGCCCGCAGCCCGGCCCGGAGGCCGCCTTCCCCCTCATCGAGTCCGAGGGCGTCACCATCACGGGTCTCGTCCCGCCGCTCGCCCTGCTCTGGACGGAGGCGGCGCCGGCCACCGCGTACGACCTGAGCAGCCTGGACGTACTCCTGGTCGGCGGCGCGAAGTTCAGCGAGGAGGCGGCACGCCGGGTGAAGCCCGCGCTCGGCTGCACGTTGCAGCAGGTCTTCGGCATGGCGGAGGGCCTGGTCAACTACACGCGGCTGGACGACGATCCGGAGACGATCGTCACCACGCAGGGCCGCCCGATCTCGCCGGACGACGAGATCCGCGTCGTGGACGACGAGGACAACGACCTGCCGGACGGTGAGACGGGCCACCTGCTGACGCGCGGCCCGTACACGATCCGCGGCTACTGGCGGGCCCCCGACCACAACGCCCGCTCCTTCACGGCCGACGGCTTCTACCGCACGGGCGACGTGGTGCGCCTGACCCCGACCGGCCACCTCGTCGTGGAGGGCAGGGCGAAGGACCAGATCAACCGGGGCGGCGAGAAGATCGCGGCGGAGGAGGTCGAGAACCACATCCTGGCCCACCCCTCCGTGCACGACGCGAACGTGGTCGCCGAGCCGGACGCGTACCTGGGCGAGCGGACCTGCGCGTACGTGATCCTGCGCGCGGACGCGGAGCCGATGCGGCCTGCCGCGATCAGGAAGTTCGTACGGGAGAGGGGCCTCGCCTCGTACAAGGTGCCCGACCGCGTCCAGTTCGTGGAGGTCTTCCCGCAGACGGGCGTAGGAAAGATCTCGAAGAAGGCGCTGAGGGCGTCGGCGTCGACGTCGGCGTCGGCGTCGTCCTGA
- a CDS encoding isochorismatase family protein, whose protein sequence is MALPAITPYPMPSPDELPANRVDWKVDPSRAVLLVHDLQNYFLSAYDRTASPVPELLSHVAELKRRAAHLDIPVVHTAQPGGQSPAERGLQQDFWGPGLPDDAKAAAIASEIGPAPADTVLTKWKYSGFVRTDLLERLRAQGRDQLVITGIYAHIGVLMTACDAWMRDIQAFVVADAVADFSADDHAMALRWAAGKCAVVTTTETVFPGGAS, encoded by the coding sequence ATGGCCCTCCCCGCCATCACCCCCTACCCGATGCCGTCGCCCGACGAGCTGCCCGCGAACCGTGTCGACTGGAAGGTCGACCCGTCCCGCGCCGTACTGCTCGTGCACGACCTGCAGAACTACTTCCTCTCGGCGTACGACCGCACGGCGTCCCCGGTCCCGGAACTCCTCTCCCACGTGGCCGAGTTGAAGAGACGGGCCGCCCACCTCGACATCCCGGTCGTGCACACCGCACAGCCGGGCGGCCAGTCCCCCGCAGAACGCGGCCTCCAGCAGGACTTCTGGGGTCCGGGCCTGCCCGACGACGCGAAGGCGGCGGCGATCGCATCGGAGATCGGCCCGGCGCCCGCCGATACGGTCCTCACCAAGTGGAAGTACAGCGGTTTCGTCCGCACGGACCTCCTGGAGCGCCTGCGCGCACAGGGCCGCGACCAGCTGGTCATCACTGGCATCTACGCCCACATCGGCGTCCTGATGACGGCGTGCGACGCGTGGATGCGGGACATCCAGGCGTTCGTGGTGGCCGACGCGGTGGCGGACTTCTCGGCGGACGACCACGCGATGGCGCTGCGGTGGGCGGCGGGGAAGTGCGCGGTGGTGACGACGACGGAAACGGTGTTCCCCGGCGGCGCTTCCTAG
- a CDS encoding MarR family winged helix-turn-helix transcriptional regulator: MDDEDLLRLDQQICFSLHAAARAFNGVYRTLLKDLGLTYPQYLVMLVLWEHDELPVKKIGERLRLDSGTLSPLLKRLEAAGHVERRRSAEDERSVTVRLTEEGRGLREKALAVPRALADSTELSLDDVRDLRVRLDQLTAALDRHPGPGKDDPGKDGPGKGGRVGAP, encoded by the coding sequence ATGGACGACGAGGACCTTCTCCGGCTCGATCAGCAGATCTGCTTCTCGCTGCACGCCGCCGCCCGTGCCTTCAACGGCGTCTACCGGACCCTGCTCAAGGACCTCGGCCTGACCTACCCGCAGTACCTCGTCATGCTCGTCCTCTGGGAGCACGACGAGCTGCCCGTCAAGAAGATCGGCGAGCGGCTGCGGCTCGACTCAGGCACCCTCTCGCCGCTGCTCAAGCGGCTCGAAGCGGCCGGGCACGTCGAGCGGCGGCGCAGCGCCGAGGACGAGCGCTCCGTCACCGTGCGGCTCACCGAGGAGGGGCGCGGCCTGCGCGAGAAGGCCCTCGCCGTGCCACGCGCCCTCGCCGACTCCACCGAGCTCTCCCTCGACGACGTACGGGATCTGCGCGTACGGCTCGATCAGCTCACGGCCGCCCTCGACCGGCACCCGGGCCCGGGCAAGGACGACCCGGGCAAGGACGGCCCGGGCAAGGGCGGTCGCGTGGGGGCTCCCTAG
- a CDS encoding organic hydroperoxide resistance protein: MDALYTAVATANGREGRAVSSDGKIDLPLGFPKALGGNDQGTNPEQLFAAGYAACFASAMGNIARQEKIDVSDVSVTAEVSIGKDETDGGFGLSVIMRAELPDHLQGAAGEELLRKTHAFCPYSKATRGNIQVDLVIE; encoded by the coding sequence ATGGACGCGTTGTACACAGCAGTAGCCACCGCCAACGGCCGCGAGGGCCGCGCCGTCAGCTCCGACGGCAAGATCGACCTGCCCCTCGGCTTTCCGAAGGCGCTGGGCGGCAACGACCAGGGCACGAACCCCGAGCAGCTCTTCGCCGCCGGGTACGCCGCGTGCTTCGCCAGCGCGATGGGCAACATCGCGCGCCAGGAGAAGATCGACGTGTCCGACGTGTCAGTGACGGCGGAGGTCAGCATCGGCAAGGACGAGACGGACGGCGGCTTCGGCCTGTCCGTGATCATGCGGGCGGAGCTCCCGGACCACTTGCAGGGCGCGGCGGGCGAGGAGCTCCTGCGCAAGACGCACGCGTTCTGCCCGTACTCGAAGGCGACGCGCGGCAACATCCAGGTGGACCTGGTGATCGAGTAA
- a CDS encoding cupin domain-containing protein produces MSDLIRLPGEGRKLVTKAQEVTFKATGAQGSSASIFEVVVPPGFDTGGHYHEEAEEFFYILEGELELLAFEPTERTDDWLDWESVDGDRVVRAPAGSSMFVPPNTPHAFRNATGSPVRMLFQSNPSPEHEAYFEEIAEIWAAGGDSVDPEAVRRMRSRYDVKQITPMRFAPPTATPAA; encoded by the coding sequence ATGAGTGACCTCATCCGCCTGCCGGGCGAGGGCCGCAAGCTGGTCACGAAAGCGCAGGAAGTGACCTTCAAGGCCACCGGGGCACAGGGCTCGTCGGCGTCGATCTTCGAGGTGGTGGTCCCGCCCGGTTTCGACACGGGCGGCCACTACCACGAGGAGGCGGAGGAGTTCTTCTACATCCTGGAGGGCGAGCTGGAACTCCTCGCCTTCGAGCCGACGGAACGCACGGACGACTGGCTGGACTGGGAGTCCGTCGACGGCGACAGAGTGGTCCGCGCCCCGGCGGGCAGCAGCATGTTCGTACCGCCGAACACACCGCACGCGTTCCGCAACGCCACGGGGAGCCCGGTCCGGATGCTGTTCCAGAGCAACCCGTCGCCGGAGCACGAGGCGTACTTCGAGGAGATAGCGGAGATCTGGGCGGCGGGCGGCGACTCGGTGGACCCGGAGGCGGTACGCCGCATGCGGAGCCGCTACGACGTCAAGCAGATCACCCCCATGCGCTTCGCCCCACCAACGGCGACACCCGCCGCCTGA
- a CDS encoding class I SAM-dependent methyltransferase translates to MPVPHDLAAETELWDAYAESAFKDDAEPVFNWTQYTGHGPGPEILGAPSTVLETGCGTGRALAYLATRGVEAHGVDLSPVVVKKATERWAETGATFHHGDVLEYLAVHDGTYDAVYSVFGAAWFADPSRLFPLVRARLKPGGVFVFSQPPAIPGAYGPQGMYKGGFAGKAMFTYRYSYRPAVWERLLTRAGFTTASARVLDAPKEGHIGTLIVHAQAP, encoded by the coding sequence ATGCCCGTACCTCACGACCTCGCCGCAGAGACCGAACTGTGGGACGCCTACGCCGAGTCGGCGTTCAAGGACGACGCCGAGCCCGTCTTCAACTGGACGCAGTACACCGGGCACGGCCCCGGCCCCGAAATCCTCGGCGCCCCCTCGACCGTGCTGGAGACCGGCTGCGGCACGGGCCGGGCCCTGGCATACCTCGCTACCCGGGGGGTCGAGGCTCACGGGGTCGACCTGTCGCCGGTCGTGGTCAAGAAGGCAACGGAGCGATGGGCCGAGACCGGGGCGACGTTCCATCACGGCGACGTCTTGGAGTACCTCGCCGTGCACGATGGCACCTACGACGCGGTGTACTCGGTTTTCGGGGCTGCCTGGTTCGCCGATCCCAGCCGGCTCTTTCCGCTGGTGCGGGCCCGCCTCAAGCCGGGCGGCGTGTTCGTGTTCTCCCAACCGCCGGCCATCCCGGGTGCCTACGGGCCACAGGGCATGTACAAGGGCGGGTTCGCAGGCAAGGCGATGTTCACCTACCGCTACAGCTACCGCCCCGCGGTGTGGGAACGACTGCTGACCCGAGCAGGGTTTACCACCGCGTCCGCGCGCGTGCTGGACGCACCGAAAGAGGGCCACATCGGAACCCTCATCGTGCATGCGCAGGCGCCCTGA
- a CDS encoding ATP-binding protein: MQQPLEKRFSRHPVSVGQARSFVAAALTGWQPEDRLDDVKVCVSELATNAIRHSSVGRGFLVRVASRDERLRVEVRDGGGDDGQAPYVKESAADVDSGRGLYLVATLADDWGVNRHEGPGRTVWAEFKASPPISREATTTKRRRSIN, from the coding sequence GTGCAGCAACCACTTGAGAAACGGTTCAGCCGCCACCCGGTATCCGTCGGGCAGGCCCGCTCGTTCGTCGCGGCGGCGCTCACCGGCTGGCAGCCCGAGGACCGACTCGACGACGTGAAGGTTTGCGTCTCCGAGCTCGCGACGAACGCGATCCGACACAGCAGCGTCGGCCGCGGTTTCCTGGTCCGGGTGGCGAGTCGCGACGAGCGACTGCGGGTCGAGGTGCGCGACGGCGGGGGTGACGACGGGCAGGCCCCGTACGTGAAGGAGTCGGCCGCCGATGTCGACTCGGGCCGTGGGCTCTACCTGGTCGCGACCCTCGCGGACGACTGGGGCGTGAACCGCCACGAGGGCCCCGGGCGTACCGTCTGGGCCGAGTTCAAGGCCAGCCCGCCCATAAGCCGCGAGGCGACGACGACCAAGAGGAGACGTTCGATCAACTAA
- a CDS encoding DUF4232 domain-containing protein, whose amino-acid sequence MKKTRLTALAAVTVAAALSLTACGGDDSGSDTSSKGSSSAANSSSSSASSKDGSGEDIKAEAAGNATKAGARVTFCKTADLAIDAKDAAPDESTGRIDVTMINRGSKTCSATGFAGVDIKDADGTSNPIERGQAQPRVTTLKPGDAAVFNLAYEIDNSGESLSKPTHILVTPPNETHTVTLKWPAGAGAIKGAYTDVQVYPTHNTN is encoded by the coding sequence ATGAAGAAGACCCGCCTCACCGCGCTCGCCGCCGTCACCGTCGCCGCCGCCCTCTCGCTCACCGCCTGCGGTGGCGACGACTCCGGCTCGGACACGTCCTCCAAGGGTTCCTCGTCCGCCGCGAACTCGTCCTCTTCCTCCGCGTCCTCGAAGGACGGTTCCGGCGAGGACATCAAGGCCGAGGCCGCGGGCAACGCGACGAAGGCCGGTGCCAGGGTGACGTTCTGCAAGACGGCGGACCTGGCGATCGACGCGAAGGACGCCGCGCCGGACGAGAGCACCGGCCGGATCGACGTCACCATGATCAACCGTGGCTCGAAGACCTGCTCGGCGACGGGCTTCGCGGGCGTCGACATCAAGGACGCCGACGGCACCTCCAACCCCATCGAGCGCGGTCAGGCCCAGCCTCGCGTCACCACCCTGAAGCCCGGCGACGCCGCCGTCTTCAACCTGGCCTACGAGATCGACAACAGCGGCGAGAGCCTCTCGAAGCCGACCCACATCCTGGTGACGCCCCCCAACGAGACCCACACCGTGACCCTGAAGTGGCCGGCAGGCGCCGGTGCGATCAAGGGCGCCTACACCGACGTCCAGGTCTACCCGACGCACAACACCAACTGA
- a CDS encoding two-component system response regulator → MLNNSVILVVDDHKDTLFALESALAPLGYPLVSASNGDDALRVILRGNVGLILLDVRMPGVSGLDVVRYVRRLEQTRAIPIVLLTGFDVSREISAAAFRLGVADVALKPIDPLTLRTKARYLFETYGQLKSMQREIEDLRAQLKSGIITSTPLNEGARGDS, encoded by the coding sequence ATGCTGAACAACTCCGTGATCCTGGTCGTCGACGACCACAAGGACACCCTGTTCGCGCTGGAGAGTGCGCTGGCCCCGCTCGGCTACCCCTTGGTGAGCGCCTCCAACGGCGACGACGCGCTGCGCGTGATCCTTCGCGGGAACGTCGGCCTGATCCTCCTGGACGTCCGCATGCCGGGCGTGAGCGGCCTGGACGTCGTCCGCTACGTCCGCCGCCTGGAACAGACCCGCGCCATACCGATCGTCCTCCTGACGGGCTTCGACGTCAGCAGGGAGATCTCCGCTGCGGCGTTCCGCCTCGGGGTGGCGGACGTGGCCCTGAAACCGATCGACCCCCTGACCCTCCGCACGAAGGCGCGCTACCTCTTCGAGACGTACGGGCAGCTCAAGTCGATGCAGAGGGAGATCGAGGACCTCAGGGCCCAACTCAAGTCGGGAATCATCACGTCCACGCCCCTGAACGAGGGCGCGCGAGGCGACTCCTGA
- a CDS encoding cytochrome P450, with protein sequence MRIPGPEMRDDGGVGAISDAGGLHLYQLRLHAEYGGVVQFQLPGVGVAVSVSDPLVLEETARIDERPAALFSFLEPLCEAGNLQVIGAEEHGPWRRVLLEVFAGRPSHERHFGEFVSLVEGLAERWDGDGDSGGVGVGVGAGRVPVLLQKDLTALSLRMICAYALGGADGAGSGVVEAEKVVDAFEVVLSEDNSTNQRASLALDYLRATVDRVIAAHEGREGREARAGQERRGDRSDLIHALLATRTSPARIRDTVMVTMLAAHHTTGVAVSWTLHLLGRHPEVAERVAAELDRVLGDRSAPDYGDLRELTYLDMVLKESMRLYPPGPYGARETTEDMVLDGADGTYEIPAGTTVFYPFWAVHMNPDHWPEPAKFVPERFAPEAVAARSRFAYVPFGVGPRSCEGAGLAMVEAQLTLAVLLKRFRFRPVEGHEVTPVERFVLWAADDIPMVVTPRASR encoded by the coding sequence ATGCGGATTCCAGGGCCGGAGATGCGTGATGACGGTGGGGTCGGGGCCATCTCGGACGCGGGTGGTCTGCATCTTTATCAGCTTCGGCTGCACGCCGAGTACGGAGGCGTCGTGCAGTTTCAGTTGCCGGGCGTGGGCGTCGCCGTGTCCGTCTCCGATCCTCTGGTCCTTGAGGAGACCGCTCGTATCGACGAGCGGCCCGCCGCCCTCTTCTCGTTCCTGGAACCCCTCTGCGAAGCCGGGAACCTTCAGGTCATCGGGGCGGAGGAGCACGGGCCCTGGCGGCGCGTGCTGTTGGAGGTGTTCGCCGGGCGGCCGTCCCACGAACGGCACTTCGGGGAGTTCGTGTCTCTGGTGGAGGGGCTCGCCGAACGGTGGGACGGGGACGGGGACAGTGGTGGTGTGGGTGTGGGTGTGGGTGCGGGTCGGGTTCCCGTCCTCCTTCAGAAGGATCTGACCGCGCTCTCCTTGCGCATGATCTGCGCCTACGCGTTGGGCGGCGCCGACGGCGCCGGAAGTGGCGTCGTCGAGGCCGAGAAAGTCGTCGACGCGTTCGAAGTCGTACTCAGCGAGGACAACAGCACGAACCAGCGGGCCTCGCTCGCCCTCGACTACCTGCGCGCCACCGTCGACCGCGTCATCGCCGCCCATGAGGGGAGGGAGGGGAGGGAGGCGAGGGCGGGGCAAGAACGTCGTGGTGATCGGAGCGACCTCATCCACGCCCTCCTCGCCACCCGCACCTCCCCCGCCCGCATCCGCGACACCGTCATGGTGACCATGCTCGCCGCCCACCACACCACCGGCGTCGCCGTCTCCTGGACCCTGCACCTGCTCGGGCGCCACCCCGAGGTCGCCGAGCGCGTCGCCGCCGAACTCGACCGCGTCCTCGGCGACCGGTCCGCGCCCGACTACGGCGACCTGCGCGAACTCACGTACCTGGACATGGTGCTCAAGGAGTCCATGCGGCTCTACCCGCCCGGGCCCTACGGGGCCCGCGAGACCACCGAGGACATGGTCCTCGACGGCGCCGACGGCACGTACGAGATTCCCGCCGGCACCACCGTCTTCTATCCCTTCTGGGCCGTGCACATGAACCCCGACCACTGGCCCGAGCCCGCGAAGTTCGTGCCCGAGCGGTTCGCCCCGGAGGCGGTGGCCGCGCGGTCGCGGTTCGCCTACGTTCCCTTCGGGGTCGGGCCGCGCAGCTGTGAAGGCGCCGGGCTTGCCATGGTCGAGGCCCAGTTGACGCTCGCCGTGCTGCTGAAGCGGTTCCGGTTCCGGCCCGTGGAGGGGCACGAGGTGACGCCCGTCGAGCGGTTCGTGCTGTGGGCCGCCGACGACATTCCGATGGTCGTCACCCCGCGCGCGAGCCGGTGA
- a CDS encoding PPOX class F420-dependent oxidoreductase — protein MSETRAPGSAYDPRTLLAASRLGVLATIKKDGRPQLSPVMPFYDAEADVVHVSMTEGRAKTANLRRDPRATLEVTGPDGRSWATAEGTAILTGPGTDPEGPEVEALVRYYRLASGEHPDWDEYRAVMVADRRVLMTMTVDRVYGENLG, from the coding sequence GTGTCCGAAACCCGCGCCCCCGGATCCGCCTACGACCCCCGCACGCTGCTCGCGGCATCCCGTCTCGGCGTACTCGCCACGATCAAGAAGGACGGCCGCCCCCAGCTCTCACCCGTCATGCCGTTCTACGACGCCGAGGCGGACGTCGTCCACGTGTCGATGACCGAGGGCCGCGCCAAGACGGCGAACCTGCGCAGGGACCCGCGAGCCACGCTGGAGGTCACTGGCCCCGACGGCCGCTCGTGGGCCACCGCCGAGGGCACGGCGATCCTGACGGGCCCGGGCACCGACCCCGAGGGCCCCGAGGTGGAGGCGCTGGTGCGCTACTACCGCCTGGCGTCCGGTGAGCACCCGGACTGGGACGAGTACCGCGCGGTGATGGTGGCCGACCGCAGGGTGCTGATGACGATGACGGTGGACCGCGTGTACGGCGAGAACCTCGGCTGA
- the snpA gene encoding snapalysin → MNRSRTSLLATLGSAALVASLAAAPSAFAAPAAETVKPSSTSATSTYTASSYTGSAEEQAANKKFFDAVMKSALKKQAAKPGIQVVTVTYNTSRAPSFRSQISQSTQIWNSSVSNVKLQETSSTGNFQYREGNDSRGSYASTDGHGRGYIFLDYRQNQQYNSTRVTAHETGHVLGLPDHYSGPCSELMSGGGPGTSCTNAYPNAQERSRVNQLWANGLAIFKDKGALTKVR, encoded by the coding sequence ATGAACAGATCCCGCACCAGCCTCCTCGCCACCCTCGGCTCCGCCGCCCTCGTGGCGTCGCTGGCCGCCGCGCCCTCCGCGTTCGCGGCCCCGGCAGCCGAGACGGTCAAGCCCTCGTCGACGTCCGCGACCTCCACGTACACCGCGTCGTCGTACACGGGCTCCGCCGAGGAGCAGGCCGCCAACAAGAAGTTCTTCGACGCCGTCATGAAGTCGGCACTGAAGAAGCAGGCGGCGAAGCCCGGCATCCAGGTCGTCACCGTCACCTACAACACCAGCCGGGCGCCCAGCTTCCGCAGCCAGATATCCCAGAGCACGCAGATCTGGAACTCCTCGGTCAGCAACGTGAAGCTGCAGGAGACCAGCTCGACCGGTAACTTCCAGTACCGCGAGGGCAATGACTCGCGTGGCTCGTACGCCTCCACCGACGGGCACGGCCGCGGGTACATCTTCCTGGACTACCGGCAGAACCAGCAGTACAACTCCACGCGTGTGACGGCGCACGAGACGGGTCACGTTCTCGGTCTGCCCGACCACTACTCGGGTCCGTGCAGCGAGCTGATGTCCGGTGGCGGCCCCGGCACGTCCTGCACCAACGCGTACCCGAACGCGCAGGAGCGGTCGAGGGTCAACCAGCTCTGGGCCAACGGCCTGGCCATCTTCAAGGACAAGGGTGCACTGACCAAGGTCCGCTGA
- a CDS encoding transglycosylase domain-containing protein yields the protein MGTHAQRRRSRRRGRRRIVDYPRAGRSGVRRWLPSWRLLLGAAGLFAASVATLFVCVYVSVDIPDENAAARREANVYYWSDGSQMVSTGAVNRQNVELNQIAPSAVDAVIAAENETFYEDSGVSPKGLARAVVNMVRGRETQGGSTITQQYVKNTYLSQDQTVTRKVKEFVIALKVDRKKSKDEILKGYLNTSWFGRGANGIEAAARAYYGIPAKELNPSQGAMLAAMLKGADLYDPSVSAANHERARERWAWILDRQVAVGLMAEKERAKYRTFPEPRRQSRSTSLGGQTGYLVDVANRYLKQQTGLTDEELARGGYEIHTTFDRTKVRRLERAVRRVVARDLDPKERAADRHVQVGAASVRPSDGALVALYGGPDATTHFTNNADTSGVPVGSAFKPFVLAAALQHGVSAHEPTADAVAPLSGRAAAGAGARQSILADSRYAADGVLRRSDGAPDPDRPTLREALVSGGNATYVRLGKDVGLDMVRRTAVSAGLLRHSMALLEPTFSVGTSTPSAIRMATAYGTFANDGVRRDPYSVTKVVKDGEPLPGLAPPSSRRALDPQVAQEVTDALRTAGKRLGVDVAVGRTGDQDRLRTAWFTGYSKDLSTAVTLFRLRPGEPQLLPLSGVAGKKSERGNVLPPRIWKEYEE from the coding sequence ATGGGTACACATGCTCAGCGGAGGAGGTCGCGTCGCCGCGGCCGGCGACGGATCGTGGACTACCCGCGCGCCGGAAGGAGCGGCGTCCGGCGCTGGCTCCCGTCGTGGCGCCTGCTCCTCGGCGCGGCGGGCCTCTTCGCCGCCTCCGTCGCCACGCTCTTCGTCTGCGTGTACGTCAGCGTGGACATCCCGGACGAGAACGCGGCGGCCCGCCGCGAGGCCAACGTCTACTACTGGTCCGACGGCTCGCAGATGGTGAGCACCGGAGCCGTCAACCGGCAGAACGTGGAGCTGAACCAGATCGCGCCGTCCGCCGTGGACGCGGTGATCGCCGCCGAGAACGAGACCTTCTACGAGGACTCAGGGGTCTCCCCCAAGGGCCTGGCCCGCGCCGTCGTGAACATGGTGCGCGGCCGCGAGACGCAGGGCGGCTCCACCATCACCCAGCAGTACGTGAAGAACACCTACCTCTCGCAGGACCAGACGGTCACGCGGAAGGTCAAGGAGTTCGTCATCGCCCTGAAGGTGGACCGCAAGAAGAGCAAGGACGAGATCCTCAAGGGGTATCTGAACACCAGCTGGTTCGGGCGCGGCGCCAACGGGATCGAGGCCGCCGCCCGCGCCTACTACGGCATCCCCGCGAAGGAGCTGAACCCCAGCCAGGGGGCCATGCTCGCCGCCATGCTGAAGGGCGCCGACCTGTACGACCCCTCCGTCAGCGCCGCCAACCACGAGCGGGCGCGGGAGCGCTGGGCGTGGATCCTGGACCGGCAGGTCGCCGTCGGGTTGATGGCCGAGAAGGAGCGGGCGAAGTACCGGACCTTCCCCGAGCCGCGCAGACAGTCGCGCTCCACCAGCCTCGGCGGCCAGACCGGCTACCTCGTCGACGTCGCCAACCGGTACCTCAAGCAGCAGACCGGACTGACCGACGAAGAGCTGGCTCGCGGTGGCTACGAGATCCACACCACGTTCGACAGGACCAAGGTGCGCCGCCTGGAGCGGGCGGTGCGGCGCGTCGTCGCGCGTGACCTCGACCCGAAGGAGCGGGCGGCCGACCGGCACGTGCAGGTCGGCGCGGCGTCCGTGCGGCCCTCCGACGGGGCGCTCGTCGCGCTGTACGGCGGGCCCGACGCCACCACGCACTTCACCAACAACGCCGACACGTCGGGCGTCCCCGTGGGCTCGGCCTTCAAGCCGTTCGTGCTGGCGGCGGCGTTGCAGCACGGGGTGTCGGCGCACGAGCCGACGGCCGACGCGGTGGCGCCGCTCAGCGGTCGCGCGGCGGCGGGGGCGGGGGCGCGACAGAGCATTCTGGCCGACAGTCGCTACGCGGCGGACGGGGTCCTGCGCCGGTCCGACGGCGCCCCCGACCCCGACCGGCCGACGCTGCGGGAGGCGCTGGTGTCCGGCGGCAACGCCACGTACGTACGCCTCGGCAAGGATGTCGGGCTGGACATGGTGCGCAGGACCGCGGTCTCGGCCGGGCTGCTGCGGCACAGCATGGCCCTCCTGGAGCCGACGTTCTCCGTCGGCACGTCGACGCCCAGCGCGATCCGCATGGCCACCGCGTACGGGACGTTCGCCAACGACGGCGTGCGGCGCGATCCGTACTCGGTGACGAAGGTCGTCAAGGACGGTGAGCCACTGCCCGGCCTCGCCCCGCCCTCGTCCCGGCGCGCGCTCGACCCGCAGGTGGCCCAGGAGGTCACCGACGCCCTGCGCACGGCGGGCAAACGCCTCGGCGTGGACGTCGCCGTCGGCCGCACGGGCGACCAGGACCGGCTCAGGACGGCCTGGTTCACGGGCTACTCGAAGGACCTGTCGACGGCGGTGACGCTGTTCCGGCTGCGGCCCGGCGAGCCGCAGCTGCTGCCCCTGTCGGGGGTGGCCGGGAAGAAGTCGGAGCGCGGCAACGTGCTGCCGCCGCGGATCTGGAAGGAGTACGAGGAGTAG